A window from Acaryochloris marina S15 encodes these proteins:
- a CDS encoding recombinase family protein, which yields MSKRNHKIQVAIYLRVSTANKGQETDNQLLQLQEFCDRQSWDIYDIYLDYESGRKGRRERGEFSRLFDDAARRKFDLVLFWSLDRFTREGIQKTIYYLQQLNQLSVRFKSLTEPLLDTDNELVAHILIAVLSYLAQQEAVKISERTKAGLARVKTQGKKLGRPSKFEQYKPKLIKMRKKGYSKGKISRESGLAYNTVKKYLKALDL from the coding sequence ATGTCTAAACGCAATCACAAAATTCAAGTTGCAATTTACTTACGTGTCTCTACAGCGAACAAGGGACAAGAAACTGATAATCAGTTATTACAGTTACAAGAATTTTGTGATCGACAGAGCTGGGATATTTATGATATCTATCTAGATTATGAATCTGGCCGGAAGGGTAGGCGAGAACGTGGTGAATTTAGCAGGTTATTTGACGATGCTGCTAGACGAAAGTTTGATTTGGTACTATTTTGGTCGCTAGACCGTTTCACTCGTGAAGGCATTCAGAAAACCATTTATTACCTCCAGCAACTTAACCAGCTAAGTGTCCGGTTCAAAAGTCTCACTGAACCCTTACTAGATACGGATAACGAATTAGTTGCTCATATATTGATTGCCGTCTTATCTTACCTAGCTCAACAGGAAGCCGTGAAAATTTCCGAGCGCACTAAGGCCGGACTAGCAAGGGTAAAAACTCAGGGTAAGAAGTTAGGAAGACCTAGTAAATTTGAGCAGTACAAACCAAAGCTTATAAAAATGCGAAAAAAAGGTTATTCCAAAGGAAAAATAAGTCGAGAGTCAGGTTTAGCTTACAACACTGTAAAAAAGTATCT
- a CDS encoding addiction module antidote protein — protein sequence MHKLRTLDQIENDYFRQHPEEIEEYISVIFEEYAKDENIGALLASLRTVACARGSTETAVAAGMKRKGLQKALSEQGNPKFECVNAIMHALGYRLDHKN from the coding sequence ATGCATAAACTTAGGACTCTTGATCAGATCGAGAACGATTATTTTCGCCAGCATCCCGAGGAAATCGAGGAATACATTTCTGTCATCTTTGAGGAATATGCCAAAGATGAAAATATCGGAGCGCTTCTAGCTTCTCTCCGTACCGTAGCATGCGCACGGGGTAGCACAGAAACTGCAGTTGCTGCCGGGATGAAGAGAAAGGGTTTGCAAAAAGCTCTTTCGGAGCAAGGTAATCCGAAATTCGAGTGTGTCAATGCCATCATGCATGCTCTTGGTTACCGATTAGACCACAAAAATTGA